The following is a genomic window from Candidatus Vondammii sp. HM_W22.
GATTGAATCAGAAAGACAAAAGGACCCGCGCTGCCATCCATAATGGGCACTTCAGGCGCACTGACATCCACATAGGCGTTGTCGATACCAAGACCGGCAAAAGCTGAAAGCAGATGCTCTACAGTAGATATTTTGACACTGCCCTGTTCCAGAGTGGTGGAGAGTCTTGTATCACCCACATTATCAGGGCAGGCATGGATCTCGACCGGCTCATCCAAATCTACCCGGCAAAAAACAATGCCGGTATCAACCGCTGCCGGCCGCAAAGTGAGATAGACCTTCTTCCCCGTATGCAATCCCACCCCGGTGGCACGAATAACGTTCTTAAGCGTACGTTGTCGTATCATTTATTTTTCGTCCCAAAACATTACCGGCCGACACCGATTTTAATAGTAGTGCATGATCTAAAACTGTGACAAAACAGACAGCCGGTACAAATCATATCGACCATCTCGCCCCCTCAATATTATTATAAGGTGGAAGGACACACGCCCTAAAACCGCATTATTAGGGTAATCCCTACAAAAATACCAGTTTTCTGATATTATTGCAAATTCGTTACGCATTAAATTCTTACCACCACTCAACCAGCAAAAGCAGGCTCGAGAGAGACACCTGATAAGCTGCAAAAGCTCACCCTCCTCCTCCGCCCAGCTTCCTGCTCAGTCAGCCTGACGACGCAAAAAAGCGGGGATATCCAGATAATCCATGTTCTGTTCCTGTGCCGCTTCGACGAATGACTTTGCAGTCTGACGGTCTTTGCGAACGATCGTCGGGCTATCCAGGTCACGGTAATCCTGAGGTACAAGGGCAGATTCAACCACGTCTGAATTGATCAGGCGCACAGGCGTAACCTCTTCCATAGCCAGCTTGGGTACATCACCGTTCATTTCACCCAGCCCGGTAGCAACCACTGTTACGCGCAATTCATCGTCCATGTCAGGGTCGATCACTGTCCCAACCACCACCGTGGCCTCGTCACAGGCAAACTCTTTAATGGTGCTGCCGACTTCATCGAATTCACCGATAGAGAGATCAGGACCCGCAGTGATATTAACCAATATGCCCTTGGCTCCCGCCAGATTGACATCTTCAAGCAGAGGGCTGTTTATCGCCTCTTCCGCTGCATCCCTTGCACGGGTCTCACCCCTGACAGAGCCGGAACCCATCATAGAGACACCCATTTCGGACATCACCGCACGCACATCAGCGAAATCCACATTGATCAAACCCGGACGGGTAATCAGTTCTGCAATACCCTGAACAGCGCCCTGCAACACATCATTGGCCGCGCTAAAAGCGTTCAGCAAGCTCATATCACGACCCAGAACAGCCAGCAGTTTCTCATTGGGAATGGTAATCAGAGAGTCGACATACTTGCTCAGCTCCCCGATGCCTTTCTCCGCAATATTCATTCGTTTTCCACCTTCAAACGGGAAAGGTTTGGTGACTACCGCGACGGTAAGAATACCCAACTCCTTTGCTATTTCTGCCACCACGGGTGCTGCACCGGTGCCTGTACCACCCCCCATGCCAGCGGTAATAAAGACCATGTCCGAACCCTGAAGCGCTTCTCGAATGCGATCATGATCCTCCATCGCGGCATCACGTCCAATATCCGGGTCAGCACCAGCTCCTAGTCCCTTGGTGATATTGTTCCCCAGCTGGAGCAGGGTACGGACCTCGCTGTTTCTCAGCGCCTGAGCATCGGTATTTGCGCAGATAAAATCCACACCTTCTATATTGGCTTTCAACATGTGGTTAATGGCATTACTACCACCGCCACCAACGCCAATCACCTTGATTACTGCATTCTGACTATATGCATCCATCAATTCAAACATTTTCCACTCCCCTCATAATCCAGGCTCTGATTCCCCAGATGCCTGAAATAAAAAACTAAAATTAAAAATTGCCCTGAAACCAACTCTTCATTCTTGCCCATACTGCTTTAAGCCCTCCACCGCCTGACAGGTCATGGTGTCTGCCGGCCTGATTATGGCGGCCAAAGAGCAACAAACCGACACCGGTTGAGTAGATCGGATTTTTCACCACATCCACTAACCCGAAAACATACTGGGGAATACCCAATCGAACTGGCATATGGAATACCTCCTCGGCCAGCTCGATCAATCCTTCCATCTTCGAGCTGCCACCTGTCATCACGATGCCGCCCGCGATCAGGTCTTCGAAACCGCTTCGCCGCAGCTCTGCCTGCACCAGTCCCAGAAGCTCTTCATAGCGCGGTTCCACCACCTCTGCCAGGGTTTGACGTGAAAGCCTGCGTGGTGGTCTGTCACCAATACTCTGCACTTCAATGGTTTCATCACTGGCCGCCAATTGAGTCAGTGCGCAAGCGTACCTGATCTTGATATTTTCGGCGTACTGGGTTGGAGTGCGCAATGCAACGGCAATATCATTGGTCACCTGATCACCCGCGATAGGGATCACTGCGGTATGACGAATGGATCCATCGGTAAAAATGGCGATGTCCGTTGTACCACCGCCAATATCCACTAGGCAGACACCCAGCTCTTTTTCATCTTCACTGAGCACGGCATAGCTGGAACTGAGCTGTTCCAGGATCAGGTCGTCCACCTCGAGACCACACCGGCGAACACATTTCACAATATTCTGGGCAGCACTGACGGCTCCAGTCACCATATGCACCCGCGCTTCAAGACGGACACCGGACATACCGACCGGCTCACGGATACCCTCTTGTTCATCGATAATGAACTCCTGGGGAAGGATATGCAGAATCTTCTGATCAGCAGGTATCGCCACAGCCCGGGCGGCATCAATCACCCGCTCCACATCACCGTGGGCCACCTCACGTTCTTTAATCGCAACAATGCCATGGGAGTTAAGACTGCGGATATGGTTACCGGCAATGCCCGTATGTACCGAGTGAATTTCGCAGCCGGACATCAGCTCAGCCTCTTCCACCGCCCGTTGAATCGATTGGACAGTTGACTCGATATTTACCACCACGCCCTTCTTTAGTCCCCGCGAGGGGTGCGAGCCGATGCCGATAATTTCGATTTCACTGTCCGATTTGATTTCACCGACAATCGCCACCACCTTGGAAGTGCCGATATCCAATCCGACGATCAGGTTCTTTTCCACCTGTTTAGTCATCTAAGCTTGTCCTCCGCCATGCTTAACGGTCGTTTCCCGGCGCATTCCTGCAAGCGGTCTGGTCATCACCATTTTCTCCTGCTGTTTCCGCTCTTCCCAGAGAACAGCCACACCGTTGGTGTATCTAAGATCCACCCGCTTCATCCTCTGCGTCTCTTCACTTTTCGCTATCAACCTATAGATCCGGATAAACCGGGTAAGCCGCTCCTCTTGCTGAGAACGGCCCAACTTGAGTTCCAGCCCCTGGTTAAACACCAGGCTCCAGGCCCTTCGCGCATCCATATTCAACCGCATTATTGACAGATCAAGACCCGCCACCTGGTGGTTCATGGCCACAAACTGCGTCACCA
Proteins encoded in this region:
- the ftsZ gene encoding cell division protein FtsZ produces the protein MFELMDAYSQNAVIKVIGVGGGGSNAINHMLKANIEGVDFICANTDAQALRNSEVRTLLQLGNNITKGLGAGADPDIGRDAAMEDHDRIREALQGSDMVFITAGMGGGTGTGAAPVVAEIAKELGILTVAVVTKPFPFEGGKRMNIAEKGIGELSKYVDSLITIPNEKLLAVLGRDMSLLNAFSAANDVLQGAVQGIAELITRPGLINVDFADVRAVMSEMGVSMMGSGSVRGETRARDAAEEAINSPLLEDVNLAGAKGILVNITAGPDLSIGEFDEVGSTIKEFACDEATVVVGTVIDPDMDDELRVTVVATGLGEMNGDVPKLAMEEVTPVRLINSDVVESALVPQDYRDLDSPTIVRKDRQTAKSFVEAAQEQNMDYLDIPAFLRRQAD
- the ftsA gene encoding cell division protein FtsA, with the protein product MTKQVEKNLIVGLDIGTSKVVAIVGEIKSDSEIEIIGIGSHPSRGLKKGVVVNIESTVQSIQRAVEEAELMSGCEIHSVHTGIAGNHIRSLNSHGIVAIKEREVAHGDVERVIDAARAVAIPADQKILHILPQEFIIDEQEGIREPVGMSGVRLEARVHMVTGAVSAAQNIVKCVRRCGLEVDDLILEQLSSSYAVLSEDEKELGVCLVDIGGGTTDIAIFTDGSIRHTAVIPIAGDQVTNDIAVALRTPTQYAENIKIRYACALTQLAASDETIEVQSIGDRPPRRLSRQTLAEVVEPRYEELLGLVQAELRRSGFEDLIAGGIVMTGGSSKMEGLIELAEEVFHMPVRLGIPQYVFGLVDVVKNPIYSTGVGLLLFGRHNQAGRHHDLSGGGGLKAVWARMKSWFQGNF